The DNA region GGGTGTGAGCGATTGTAAAGTGCCAAGGGGACGTGTTCTTGTGAGGCATCAACAAACGCCACCGAACGCGGGATAGTCGGGTAAATTGCTCCAATTTTAGATAATTGTTCTTGGATTGACTGCAAACTCATTTCACCTTGCACCGTCCTCGCGTCGTGCATCATGGGAATCACTCCCGCAATTTTTAGCTGACGATTGGCTCGACTTCGCACGCGGGCGATCGTATTGAGCAACAGTTCGGTTCCTTTGAGCGCTTTGTACTGAGTCTGAATTGGAATTAGCACATGGGTAGCAGCCACTAGGCTGATATAACTTAAGATGCCGAGGGAAGGAGGGCAGTCCACTAAGATGAAATCATAGTGCTTCCGAAGTGGTTTGAGAGCTTCTTTTA from Allocoleopsis franciscana PCC 7113 includes:
- a CDS encoding ParA family protein, producing MSRVIALFNQAGGVGKSTLTMNLGYHLALLKQRVLLVDMDPQASLTVFMGLEPSELDKTIYEAILIGEPLPIHQSIHNMDLAAANINLSGAELELVVADMRDVRLKEALKPLRKHYDFILVDCPPSLGILSYISLVAATHVLIPIQTQYKALKGTELLLNTIARVRSRANRQLKIAGVIPMMHDARTVQGEMSLQSIQEQLSKIGAIYPTIPRSVAFVDASQEHVPLALYNRSHPAVALLDRIAQSLTVL